Part of the Calditrichota bacterium genome, TTCGCTTTTTATGCACCGGATCCTGGATGGAGAACAACGTAAACGCATTTGCGATGGAATCAAGGGAAAGGGTTGTTTCGTAACGGGTTAAGTCAAGCTGGCGCAGCGGACGAACCCCCGTCGAAAATCCCGTGTTGTAAACCAATTGCAAGGGTTGTGCAAGCGGCCCGGCGGTACGCAGACGGATCAGCAAAAAATCATCCAAAAAGATTTTTTTAAGGGAACTGTTTCTGAACAGGGTTGGTAGATCGGATGCACCTGAATCGGCCGAAACAAAAATGGGGAAATTATCAAATCCCAGATTTGAAAGGGTCCAGAATTTGAACCAGCGTACCGCTTTGGAAATGGGGATGTCAATCGGAAAGTCGGAGGGTGAGGGGTCCGCACCCAGAAGGGCCTGGAGTGAAAGGGGATCCCATTTTTTGCCAATCCACTGTGCCGCAAAAAGTTCATCCGGCGTCGGATTCGTTATTTGAAGGTGATCGTTAAATCGTTCCCATCGGATGGGTGAAATTTTTTTGGGTTCCACCAGAAGAATACCGTTTAGGGTGGCCCGGTTTCCTGTGAAGTCTTCTGCGATAACGGTAAAATAATGTTTTCCGGGACGAAGTGTGACCGGCTGGAGGGGAACCGGATTCCCCGGGAAAATAGAAAAAGCTCTGCCGGAAAATCCAGCAGCCGGCGAATGGGGCGGCCGTTCCGATGGTGACGCTTCTGCCGTTTCAAATAATCCGGCTCCGGGCTCGGAAGGATGGTAAAAAGGAAGCCTGTTTTCCGGCCGCAAAAAGAGGTTGTTGAAATAGCGCCCCGTCCACTGGTGCAAACGAAAATTGCGATCGAAGACAATCTCATGTGTTTGGTCAAAGGAAAGGGAGTCGTACTCCGTTTGAAAAACAGGCGTGCCATCCACCAGAAGTTTGAGCCGGTAAAACGAGCATTTATTTGGAATTTTGGCCGACCGGTCAAATCCTGTCACGGCCAGACCAAAATTCCCCCAGACCTGAATGGGGTGGTCCAGGTAAACAACGGTTCCTTTTTTATGGCGAACAGGAAACGTTTGGGGAAGAGGCCTTCCCTCCACCTGTGAATTTTTTCCGAATGGAATAACAGCAAATCCCGTGATTCTGGGGGGAACACGGTCTTTGAAAAACGGGTATTTCAGGAGCGGATTAATGGGACGGTTTTTTGCGTCGCGAATCTCAAAATGAAGATGAGGCGCTCCGATTCCCGTTCTTCCGGAAAAAGCAACCACTTCCCCCTTTTTAACGGGGATTTGATTTGCGGTAAAATACTTTTCGACGGAGTATTTCTGGCGCTTTCGCTGAAGGGCCTTCATCACCCGTTGAATCTTTGGAGCAAAACGCTGCAGGTGCCCGTAAACGGCAATCTCCCCCGTATCCAGCTTCAGGTAAAGAGCCTTTCCATACCCGAACGGTGAAATCCGTACCCGGTAAACATAACCGTTTCGCACGGCAAAAACCCGATACCCCTCTTTTTCCCATGTCTTAATGTCAATGCCCGAATGAAAATGCCCGGGGCGGTATTCACCAAAAGTGGAATTGATAAAGTGACTGGCATCGGTCGGCCAGAGGTAGCCTTGTGCCCGAGCTGGAAGGGCAGATGCGAGAAAAAAGACAACAAAAACAACGGCTCTTCGAAAAAAGAAAGAGGCAGACGAATAAATGGTCATAAAAATCCAATATCGCGTCAGCTGTTCGAATTTTTTGGATAAGGGACTATTTGTGAAAATAATATACCGAAAAATCGAGGGAATATCAACCCAAAAGGTCGGTAAAATCGAACATAAATTCTTGCAATAGCTGAATAGTTGTTGTATGTTTAATGTAATTTATTTTTTCTCAAATATCTTGACAGGATTTACAGGATTATGCAATATCGTATTTATGAAGATGTTCGTTGGGACTATTGTGATATCAACCAGATCATTGATCACGGAAAAAAATATCCTGTAAATCCTGTCAAAATTCTTTTGAATTGATACATATTGCAAAGGTGGATTGGGTACGGAAATTTGCAAGCTTCAGATCTGGCGAAAAAATTGTTACACTGGTTTGGTACAAACAAGCGGGATTTACCGTGGAGACGCACTCGCGATCCTTACGCAATCTGGATTTCCGAGATCATGCTGCAGCAAACTCAGGTTCTCACCGTTATTCCCTACTATTATCGTTTTCTGGAGGCGTTTCCGACGATCGGGACCCTGGCTTCAGCCGACTTGGAAGAGGTGCTAAAAGTTTGGGAAGGACTTGGGTATTACGCCCGGGCGCGGAATCTGCACAAGGCTGCCGGGATCATCGTTGAGGAATTCGACGGGCGTTTCCCGGATAAATTGCAGGATGTCCTCAAACTGCCCGGAATTGGACGTTATACGGCCGGGGCCATTTTGAGTATTGCGTTTGGTGTTCCGATTCCGATTCTGGATGGAAATGTGGCCCGGGTCCTCAGCCGGGTTCTGCTTTTTGAGGAGCCTCTTAACACACACCGTGCCAAGGAAAAACTGTGGCAAATGGCCGAAAGTCTTTTGCCTTCGAATAATCCGGGGGAATTCAATCAGGCGTTAATGGAGTTGGGGGCTTTGGTGTGTACTCCCCAAAGTCCATCGTGCAAAATATGCCCTTTGCAGGAGATATGTTTATCCCGGGTGAATCGACGGGAGAACGAGATCCCCGTCAAAATCAAAAAGAAGCCGGTACCCCATGTGGACGTATCTGCCGGAATTATCTGGGCCAATGGAAAGATTTTGATTACCCGCCGTCCGACAGATAAAATGTTAGGCGGACTCTGGGAATTTCCCGGGGGCAAGTGCGAAAAAGGGGAGTCATTTGAACAGTGTCTGCTGCGTGAAATTTCCGAGGAGCTGAGCATCCGCGTGGAAATTATTGCGCATTTTATGGATGTAAAACACGCCTATTCTCATTTTAAAATGACTCTCCACATGTTTGATTGCCGTTACGTGTCGGGAAAACCCGTGTTGAACGGTGTGGATGCGTTTCAGTGGGTTTCTCCGGAGGATCTTTTGGAGCTGCCTTTCCCTGCCGCTGACGGAAAGGTCATACGGGAAATCTTGCGCCAGACACCGATTATTCAGGAAAATCAAAAAAATGTTACTAAAAAATAACTTGACATTATCATTGAATTATTGTTATTTTTAAAGTTGATACGAATGTTCCCTTCGAAAACTATGACTGCAAAGAGGCAACCTGCAATGTATGATAAAGTCATTTTTGAGCTGAGTGTGAAAGGCAGACGAGGCTATACGCTTCCAAAACTGACGATTCCACAAAAGCCGATTACCGACATATTGCCCGATAAATTCCTGCGAAAAGAACCGCCTGTTTTACCGGAGGTTTCTGAGCCTGATGTGGTGCGTCATTTTGTTCAATTGTCCAATAAGAATTATCATCTTGACAAGGGATTTTATCCTCTTGGATCGTGCACGATGAAGTACAACCCCAAGGTGAATGAAACGGTTTCTGCCCTGGAAGGATTTGCGGCCATTCATCCGCATCAGGACGAAGAGGATGTTCAGGGTGCGCTTCAGCTCATGTATGAATTGAGCGAGGCTCTTTGTGAAATCTCGGGAATGAAAGCCGTTACCCTTCAACCGGCTGCCGGTGCCCATGGAGAACTCACCGGAATGATGATGGTTCGTGCCTTCCATGAAAAGCAGGGAAATCCCAGGAAAAAGGTTTTGTTGCCCGATTCTGCCCATGGCACCAATCCGGCCAGTTCCGTAGTTTCCGGTTATCAGGCCGTCCAAATTAAATCCGATGGGGAGGGGTTAATTGATCTGGATATGCTGAAGGAAAATCTGGATGAAGAGGTGGCTGCCCTGATGGTAACCAACCCCAATACGCTGGGTTTGTTTGAATCGCGCATTCAGGAGGTCAAAAAACAGTTGGATGAGGTCGGAGCCCTGTTGTACATGGACGGTGCCAATCTGAATGCGCTTTTGGGAATTGTCCGGCCGGGTGATTTGGGTGTGGACGTCATGCACTTTAATCTGCATAAAACCTTTTCCACCCCGCATGGCGGGGGTGGTCCGGGCAGCGGTCCGGTAGGCGTGTCTGAGCGCCTGGTTCCTTTCTTGCCGGTGCCCCGGGTTGAGAAGGCCGGAGAAAAATTCCGCCTTGGGTACGATTATCCGGATTCTATCGGAAAAGTACAGGCTTTTTACGGGAATTTTTCCGTAATGGTGAAGGCATTAACCTACATTCGAATGCTTGGCTCGGAAGGATTAAAACGGGTGAGCCGGCATGCGATTTTAAACGCCAATTATTTGTTGGAACGGGTGAAATCGGCGTACGACCTGCCGTATCCCCGGAGGCCCATGCATGAATTTGTTCTGTCGGGTGATCGCCAGAAAAAAAACGGAATCAAGACCCTGGACATAGCCAAACGCTTATTGGATTTGGGATTCCATGCACCGACGGTCTATTTCCCGCTTATTGTTCACGAGGCTCTGATGATCGAACCCACGGAAACCGAATCGAAACAAACATTGGATGCTTTTGCGGAAGCCTTGCTTCACATTGCGCGGGAAGTGGATGAAAATCCAGACCGCCTCAAACAGGCTCCCGTTACAACCCCTGTTGGGCGGTTAAATGAAGCCCTTGCTGCCCGGCAGCTGCAGGTAAAATGGACTCCGGAACCGTGAGATTTTCTCGGAGAAATTATTTTAAACTTAGTTTATAGGAATGAATGAAAAACGGGAAAAAACAGCCCAAAATTCTCCTGGTTGATGACATAGCGATTAATCTGGAACTGCAGAAGGCCTATTTACAGGGTTCCGGTTATGATGTTGTTCTGGCCATGGATGGCGAAGAAGCTCTCCGAAAGGTTTATGAAGAAAAACCCGATCTGATTTTGTTGGACATTATGATGCCCAAGAAAAACGGCTATGAGGTGTGCCGTTTGCTTAAGAATGATCCGGAAACACGCTTTATTCCGGTCATTATGGTAACCGCCCTAAAGGACATTGAAGACAAAATCAAGGGAATTGAAGCGGGCGCTGATGATTTTATTTCCAAGCCATTCAATAAAACCGAACTCATGGCCCGTGTGCGTTCTCTATTGCGAATTAAATTTCTGCACGATGAGCTTGAAAATAAAATGGAACAATTGGATGAAGCAAGAAAAGAGCTTCAGCAATTGGCCATCACAGACGGGCTAACGGGGTTGTTTAACTACCGCTATTTTCGCTCTCAATTGGACCACGAATTGGAGCGGGCCCGGCGTCATAATCTGGAACTTTCGCTCATCATGACAGATATCGATTTCTTTAAAAGCTATAACGATACCAACGGTCATCCCGCCGGAGATGTGGTCTTGAAAACGATTGCGGATGCGGTGCGGGAAAATATCCGCAAAATTGACATTCCCTGCCGTTACGGAGGAGAAGAGTTCATTCTGATTCTGCCGGATACGGGTAAGAAGGCTGCCGTTGTGGTTGCCGACAAAATTCGGGATCTCATTGAGAAAATGCCGTTTAAAAATCAAGAAAAACAACCCAATGGCAAACTCACGATCAGTATTGGCGTGGCCACTTTTCCGGAGGACGGCGAGACCTCCGATGAACTCGTTGAAAATGTTGACGCCAATCTTTACAAAGCCAAACAGTCCGGGCGAAACAAAGTGGTTGCAGGTTCCTGAAATCTATGGGTTTATTTAAACGAAAACAATTGTTAGAACAACTGGTAACCATCACAATTCTGGTTACACTCATTCCTCTTCTGTTAATGGGAATCTATTTTCATTATCAGAACTGGATTTATGCGCGTAAACAAGCCAGAACGACTCTGGCTCTGCAAACGCAGCTTATAAGCAAAACCCTGTCTGATCGCCTGATTGATCAATGGAGTGAAAAGCTCGAAGTTTTTCAGTTGATTCCGTCAGATAAGCTGTCCAATGAGTGGCTCAGCGGATTTGGGGAAATCTGGAGAATCTCCGATTGGACGGGAACGGCAGCCGACGGGGGTGTCCGGCTGATTTACCAGTCTCCCCTGGAAAAGGCTCCGGTTCTCTCCGAAAAGAGCTTACGGCAGATTCTGGCACACTATGCCCGATCAGCCCGGGATCCCTGGATTTATTTTTTCAGTTCTGCCGGATCCAACGGATCACACTATTTTCTGATCATCAAAAAGTCTTTTTCGGAAAAAACGGGCCGTTCGTTTGTGGCGGGAATTCTTCCGGCTTCACGTGTTCTGAAGGATTTGCGGTATCCCGGCACAATTGTTTCAAAAAACTCCCGGTTTGTTTTGGTCGATGCCGAAGGCCAATATCAAACCCTTTCCGGAACACCCTTTTTAAAGGACGATCTGCCCGTCGTCGAATTCGCTTTGTCCGGAAATAACCGGCCATCGGGAAGAACAAAGACGGGGGCAAAAGCTATTCCGCCTGCTTCCCGCTGGTTCACGGAAGTGAGCCAGGTGGACGGATTGCCTCTCTGGGTGGTGGGTCAGGTTTCAAAACAGTCTATTTTCAGCCCCGTGTGGCGAATCAAGCTGGAGTCGGTCTTTTTCCTGTTGTTTGGGATTTTGTGGGCAATTGTTGGCGCGCTTTATTTCGCAAAGCGCATTACGGTTCCGCTACAACACTTTGCAAAATCGGCTACTGAAATTGCAAGAGGCGATTTCACGCAAAAAATAGACATCCAATCCAAGGATGAAATTGGCCGCCTGGCCAAAATATTCAATTACATGATGGTTGAATTGCGCCGCCTGAATGAGATGAATCTCAATCAGATTATTTCAGAGCGCGCAAAAACCCGTGCCATAATCAAAAACATTGCCGATGGTGTTATCGTAACCGATCCCCGGGGAAAAATCATGATGATTAATGCGGCTATCGAGGATTGGTTTCAAATTGACGAGCGGCAAATAGTGGATCAGCCTCTGGATCGGGTTCTTCCCAATAAACATTTGGAAGAACTCATGCATGAGATGAATCAGGACCCCGAGTTAAAATCCTTTACGCGGGAATTTTCTGTGAAACTGCCCGGCCAGAGAAAGGAAAGCGTTTTTCAGGCCCGTTCCAGCTGGGTAGATGATCACGACGGGCATAAAATCGCGGCGGTTACCATTCTTCGGGACATCACGCGGGAAAAAGAAGTGGATCGCATGAAAACGGAGCTTGTATCACTGGTGGCTCACGAGCTGCGGTCGCCGCTGACATCGATTTCCGGATTCGCTGAACTTTTACTGGATACCCCGTTGAATGACGACAGCATGTATGAATATTCCAAGATTATCAAGCAGGAATCGGACCGGCTTTCGGATCTGGTCAACAAATTTCTGGATTTGACCAAAATCGAGGCGGGAAGAATTGATTTTCATCCGCAATTGCTTCGCCTGAACGAATTGATTGAAGGGATTCTTTACATCGCCAGCAGCCATGCACAGACAAAAGGCATTACGCTGGATGTGAATTTGCCCGATGAGATCCATCCGGTTTTAGCCGATTCCAAGCTAATGTCAGAGGTTGTTCTGAATCTGCTTTCGAATGCCATCAAATACAGTCCTTCCGGCACAAAAGTGACAATAAGCGTCAGGGAAGAGGATACCGGCGTTGTTATTGAAGTGAGTGATCAGGGATATGGAATTCCTCCAAAATATCGGGAGAGGATTTTTGATAAATTTTTTCGCATAAAAGACGAAGCCGCTCAGGACGAAAAGGGCACGGGATTGGGCTTGTCTTTGGTGAAAGAAATTGTGGAATTACACAGGGGCATCATTCTCGTGGAAAGTGAGGTGGGCCGGGGATCAACCTTTCGGGTGGTCTTGCCCTGGCCGCATGAGAAAGACTCAGGGGATGGGAAAGCGGAGAAACGGAATCGAATGGCCCATCCGGTCATTCACTGAACGAAGTGTGAACGTGAGGAGAGTCGAAATCAATGCCCAAATGGAAAATCCTTCTGGTTGAAGATAACGTCGACCATGCCGAACTGACGGAAATTGCTTTAAAACAGGCTATTTCTGGACTGATACTAACGAAAGCCTTCTCGGCAAAATCCTGTCTGTCCGTTTTGGAACAGGACTCTTTCGATACCATTATCCTGGATTATTCTCTTCCCGACAAAAATGGCCTGGCTGTTCTCGAAGAAATAAAGAGAATGGGGATTCAGACCCCGATTATCGTTGTCACCGGCATGGGGAGCGAAGTGATCGCTGTTAAAGCGATCAAAAAGGGGGCCTATGATTATCTGATTAAGTCGGAAGGCTACCTTGTAACCCTTCCCGTAACCATCCAGAAGGTATTGAAAAGCAAAGGACTCGAGGAACGGTTGGATGAAACGGAGCAGCGTTACAAGGATCTGGTTGAAAATGCCAACGATGGAATTTACGTGTTGGACAAAAAGGGCCGTTTTGTTCTGGTCAACAACAAAATTATTACGATTACGGGTTATTCCCGAAAAGAGCTTTTGAAGATGCACTTCAGACATGTGATTGCCCTGGAAGAAAGAAACCGATGGTCACGATTGGTCAGGAAACTTCAAAAAAAGGGCAGCTTGGATCATATCCGAACGCTGGTCCGAACCAAGAGTGGTGAAAAAATTCATATTGAGCTTAATATTTCTCCGGTTTTCAAGAACGGAGAAGTAAATGGATATCAGGGAATTGCCCGGGACATTACCTCTCAGATGCAAACGGAGAAAGAAATCCGGAAGCAAAGTGAAGAATTAAAAAAATTAAATGAGGAACTCAAAAAGAAAAATAAAGAATTGGAAGAGATTAACCGCCTGAAATCCCAGTTTGTTTCAAATGTCAGTCACGAGTTGCGAACCCCCCTAAACGGAGTCCTCGGCTATGCTGAACTCCTGCGCGATGGAATTTACGGAACGGTAAATGATGAACAACAAAAAGCGCTTCAAAATATTATTGCCTCAGGAAACCACCTGCTGGATCTCATCAATGAAATACTGGATTTTTCCAGACTGCAAAACGGTCGGATGAAATTCTACAAAGAGGTCTGCTCAATTTACAACATCATTGATGCAGTGGAAGCGACGGTAAAACCCATGCTTCAAAATCTGCCAATTGAACTGAACATCCAGTTGGCTCCCGATTTGCCCGATGTTTATGTGGATTCCCAGAAAATTTATCAGGTTTTTATCAATATCGTGGGCAATGCCATGAAATTTACTCAGAAAGGAGAAATTGAGATTAGAGGCCGTCTGGAAGGCTCCGAAATCCTATTTTCCGTTCGGGATACCGGTATTGGTATTGCCAAGGAAGACATTCCGCTGATTTTTGAGGAGTTTCGCCAATTGGATGGATCCAATACCAGGCGGTACGGCGGAACCGGGATTGGTTTGAGTCTCGCCAAACAACTGCTGGAATCGCACGATGGCCGGATTTGGGTGGAATCGGATATCGGCAAGGGGTCGACATTTTATTTTACACTGCCCATAATTCATGCCGGTTTAGAAAAAACAGGCCGTTCATCTGATTCTCCCCCAACAATTTCATTGCAAAAATTGTATTCATGAGTTTATTGAGTGCTCTTTTACCGGCATGCAGGCTATCAACACAAACGGGCAGCGAAAAATTGCATGTAGTTGATAAAAATATTTCGCCTTATTCTTTGGAGAATGAAAAGCGATGGAAAAAATACATCAAAAAAAATCAATTCTTTTGATTGATGATGATCCCGATATGCAAGATATCGGACGCATCATTATTCGAAAAGCCGGCTATAATTTTATTGAAGCCAGGAATGCGGAGGAGGGATTCGAAAAAATCCAATCTCATCATCCCAACCTGGTTCTTCTGGATTACATGATGCCTGAAATGCGGGGGGATGAATTTTTCAATCGTTTTGTAACCGATGAAAAATACAGGAGATTCCGGGATATTCCCATAATTATGTTAACGGCCCGGGGCGACAACGGAATTGACCGTGTCTCCATGTTTGAAAAAGGGCTGGCAGCCTTTTTGATTAAGCCCTTTGGCCATCGAGAGCTCATTAATGTCATTGAAAATGTACTCCAGCTGAATGACGTCCGCAGACAGAATATGGCCCTTCAGGAAGAAATTCGGCAGACTGAATACAAGTATCGGGATCTTATTGAAAACGCAAATGATCTGATTTTTACCCTTGATGAAAAGGGGTATTTTAAATTTGTGAATACTCAACTTGAGCCCCTAACCGGCTATTCTGAGGAGGAATGGAAAAATCAATCCGTCTTTGATGTCGTTTTCCCGGAAGATCGCGAAATAGTGATACAAGCGTTTCAAGAGTGTCTCTTTGGAAATTGCCGCACGGTGGAATTTCGGATTCAACACAAAATGGGAGGAATTCATTATTTTTCTGCCAATTTAAATCCCATTCGGGGTGGAGAAGCAATTGACGGTGTCGTGGGCATTGCCCGTGATATTACCGATCGTATCAAGTTGGAAGAGCAGATTGTTGAACTGAAGAATTTTAATGAAAGCATTATCAAA contains:
- a CDS encoding cell wall metabolism sensor histidine kinase WalK, translated to MGLFKRKQLLEQLVTITILVTLIPLLLMGIYFHYQNWIYARKQARTTLALQTQLISKTLSDRLIDQWSEKLEVFQLIPSDKLSNEWLSGFGEIWRISDWTGTAADGGVRLIYQSPLEKAPVLSEKSLRQILAHYARSARDPWIYFFSSAGSNGSHYFLIIKKSFSEKTGRSFVAGILPASRVLKDLRYPGTIVSKNSRFVLVDAEGQYQTLSGTPFLKDDLPVVEFALSGNNRPSGRTKTGAKAIPPASRWFTEVSQVDGLPLWVVGQVSKQSIFSPVWRIKLESVFFLLFGILWAIVGALYFAKRITVPLQHFAKSATEIARGDFTQKIDIQSKDEIGRLAKIFNYMMVELRRLNEMNLNQIISERAKTRAIIKNIADGVIVTDPRGKIMMINAAIEDWFQIDERQIVDQPLDRVLPNKHLEELMHEMNQDPELKSFTREFSVKLPGQRKESVFQARSSWVDDHDGHKIAAVTILRDITREKEVDRMKTELVSLVAHELRSPLTSISGFAELLLDTPLNDDSMYEYSKIIKQESDRLSDLVNKFLDLTKIEAGRIDFHPQLLRLNELIEGILYIASSHAQTKGITLDVNLPDEIHPVLADSKLMSEVVLNLLSNAIKYSPSGTKVTISVREEDTGVVIEVSDQGYGIPPKYRERIFDKFFRIKDEAAQDEKGTGLGLSLVKEIVELHRGIILVESEVGRGSTFRVVLPWPHEKDSGDGKAEKRNRMAHPVIH
- a CDS encoding PAS domain S-box protein: MPKWKILLVEDNVDHAELTEIALKQAISGLILTKAFSAKSCLSVLEQDSFDTIILDYSLPDKNGLAVLEEIKRMGIQTPIIVVTGMGSEVIAVKAIKKGAYDYLIKSEGYLVTLPVTIQKVLKSKGLEERLDETEQRYKDLVENANDGIYVLDKKGRFVLVNNKIITITGYSRKELLKMHFRHVIALEERNRWSRLVRKLQKKGSLDHIRTLVRTKSGEKIHIELNISPVFKNGEVNGYQGIARDITSQMQTEKEIRKQSEELKKLNEELKKKNKELEEINRLKSQFVSNVSHELRTPLNGVLGYAELLRDGIYGTVNDEQQKALQNIIASGNHLLDLINEILDFSRLQNGRMKFYKEVCSIYNIIDAVEATVKPMLQNLPIELNIQLAPDLPDVYVDSQKIYQVFINIVGNAMKFTQKGEIEIRGRLEGSEILFSVRDTGIGIAKEDIPLIFEEFRQLDGSNTRRYGGTGIGLSLAKQLLESHDGRIWVESDIGKGSTFYFTLPIIHAGLEKTGRSSDSPPTISLQKLYS
- a CDS encoding glycine dehydrogenase subunit 2; the protein is MYDKVIFELSVKGRRGYTLPKLTIPQKPITDILPDKFLRKEPPVLPEVSEPDVVRHFVQLSNKNYHLDKGFYPLGSCTMKYNPKVNETVSALEGFAAIHPHQDEEDVQGALQLMYELSEALCEISGMKAVTLQPAAGAHGELTGMMMVRAFHEKQGNPRKKVLLPDSAHGTNPASSVVSGYQAVQIKSDGEGLIDLDMLKENLDEEVAALMVTNPNTLGLFESRIQEVKKQLDEVGALLYMDGANLNALLGIVRPGDLGVDVMHFNLHKTFSTPHGGGGPGSGPVGVSERLVPFLPVPRVEKAGEKFRLGYDYPDSIGKVQAFYGNFSVMVKALTYIRMLGSEGLKRVSRHAILNANYLLERVKSAYDLPYPRRPMHEFVLSGDRQKKNGIKTLDIAKRLLDLGFHAPTVYFPLIVHEALMIEPTETESKQTLDAFAEALLHIAREVDENPDRLKQAPVTTPVGRLNEALAARQLQVKWTPEP
- the mutY gene encoding A/G-specific adenine glycosylase; this encodes MAKKLLHWFGTNKRDLPWRRTRDPYAIWISEIMLQQTQVLTVIPYYYRFLEAFPTIGTLASADLEEVLKVWEGLGYYARARNLHKAAGIIVEEFDGRFPDKLQDVLKLPGIGRYTAGAILSIAFGVPIPILDGNVARVLSRVLLFEEPLNTHRAKEKLWQMAESLLPSNNPGEFNQALMELGALVCTPQSPSCKICPLQEICLSRVNRRENEIPVKIKKKPVPHVDVSAGIIWANGKILITRRPTDKMLGGLWEFPGGKCEKGESFEQCLLREISEELSIRVEIIAHFMDVKHAYSHFKMTLHMFDCRYVSGKPVLNGVDAFQWVSPEDLLELPFPAADGKVIREILRQTPIIQENQKNVTKK
- a CDS encoding M23 family metallopeptidase translates to MTIYSSASFFFRRAVVFVVFFLASALPARAQGYLWPTDASHFINSTFGEYRPGHFHSGIDIKTWEKEGYRVFAVRNGYVYRVRISPFGYGKALYLKLDTGEIAVYGHLQRFAPKIQRVMKALQRKRQKYSVEKYFTANQIPVKKGEVVAFSGRTGIGAPHLHFEIRDAKNRPINPLLKYPFFKDRVPPRITGFAVIPFGKNSQVEGRPLPQTFPVRHKKGTVVYLDHPIQVWGNFGLAVTGFDRSAKIPNKCSFYRLKLLVDGTPVFQTEYDSLSFDQTHEIVFDRNFRLHQWTGRYFNNLFLRPENRLPFYHPSEPGAGLFETAEASPSERPPHSPAAGFSGRAFSIFPGNPVPLQPVTLRPGKHYFTVIAEDFTGNRATLNGILLVEPKKISPIRWERFNDHLQITNPTPDELFAAQWIGKKWDPLSLQALLGADPSPSDFPIDIPISKAVRWFKFWTLSNLGFDNFPIFVSADSGASDLPTLFRNSSLKKIFLDDFLLIRLRTAGPLAQPLQLVYNTGFSTGVRPLRQLDLTRYETTLSLDSIANAFTLFSIQDPVHKKRIPIDFVKLFKIETSQEKEIPLSQDGSGIRFLKNSAYQPLFFRFEKLPLRRAHLSVPGDSITYLLQLNPADIPLRRGAILSLHIPDGEKNPKQLAVYSPSKRRWVFQGNTLSADRRNLKVHLRHFGRFTILRDTTPPSILARFPRHLQVISSTRPKIAVRFKDNLSGIENETSIRLTLDGKFCIAEYDPEMSRITYRPDKPLQNGKHLLRIRIVDRCGNSVDKRWSFIIKARKKP
- a CDS encoding diguanylate cyclase — its product is MKNGKKQPKILLVDDIAINLELQKAYLQGSGYDVVLAMDGEEALRKVYEEKPDLILLDIMMPKKNGYEVCRLLKNDPETRFIPVIMVTALKDIEDKIKGIEAGADDFISKPFNKTELMARVRSLLRIKFLHDELENKMEQLDEARKELQQLAITDGLTGLFNYRYFRSQLDHELERARRHNLELSLIMTDIDFFKSYNDTNGHPAGDVVLKTIADAVRENIRKIDIPCRYGGEEFILILPDTGKKAAVVVADKIRDLIEKMPFKNQEKQPNGKLTISIGVATFPEDGETSDELVENVDANLYKAKQSGRNKVVAGS